A genomic region of Oenanthe melanoleuca isolate GR-GAL-2019-014 chromosome 25, OMel1.0, whole genome shotgun sequence contains the following coding sequences:
- the FDX2 gene encoding ferredoxin-2, mitochondrial — translation MAPNMAAPRAAASGGSVTRRLLRSVSRRLSSGRAAREEPEAAVVNVVFVDREGRRVPVRGRVGDNVLSLAQKHGLELEGACEASLACSTCHVYISEPHLGRLPAPEEREEDLLDQAPLLQENSRLGCQVLLSPALEGAEIALPRVSRNFYVDGHVPRPH, via the exons ATGGCGCCCAACATGGCGGCGCCCAGGGCCGCGGCGAGCGGCGGCTCCGTGACGCGGCGGCTGCTCCGGAGCGTCTCCCGCCGCCTCAGCAGCGGCCGCGCCGCGCGGGAGGAGCCCGAGGCCGCCGT GGTGAACGTTGTGTTCGTGGACCGCGAGGGGCGGCGGGTCCCGGTTCGGGGCCGGGTCGGGGACAAcgtgctgagcctggcacagaaacacgggctggagctggagg GTGCCTGCGAGGCCTCCCTGGCCTGCTCCACCTGCCACGTTTACATCAGCGAGCCGCACCTGGGCCGGCTGCCGGCGCCCGAGGAGCG GGAGGAGGACCTGCTGGACCAGGCGCCGCTGCTGCAGGAGAATTCCCGCCTGGGCTGCCAGGTCCTGCTGAGCCCCGCCCTGGAGGGCGCCGAGATCGCCCTGCCCCGGGTCAGCCGCAACTTCTACGTGGACGGACACGTGCCCAGACCCCACTGA